ACAACAAGAAGAGCAACAGAAAACATCAAAGAAAAAATCAAGTAAAACAGGAAGCGAAGTTATATCTAAGAATATTCAAATTTCCGATGATATGATTAGAAAAATACAAGAAGAAATAAAAAGAGAAAAGATGATAACGCCATACGAATTAGCTACAAAATCTAATATAACAATAAGCGTAGCAAAACGCGTTTTAAAGGATTTGAGTTCTCAAGGCATGATAAAAGAATCATTTAGAAATAGAAGAACTGCCGTATACATTAACCCTCAGGCTTAGGAATAGGTTTTTCATTTAACTTTGTCTTTTTAATGCTTTTACAGAGTCCGTAAATTATTGATTCTATTCCATTTAATCTAGCATTCATTCCTTCCTTATTTTGTATTATCATTGAACTTTCTACCAAGACTATAGAATCCTCATCTTCTGCTTCCTTATACACTAAAGACTCAGGAGTAGCTATGAACGTGGGTGTATATCCTACTATTTCCCCATCTTCGTTTTCTATCATTTCTCCGTTAATTAAATAAGAAACTCCATTTTCAATACTCCTAGTTATTGCTACATATTTTATTAAATCTTGTTTTTTATTAACAGGCCTAGTAGTACCTATTATCAATTGTGAACCTCCTAGTGCTAAAATTCTACTAATTTCTGGCGAAAATAAATCGTCCTCAGATACTACACCGTACTTTTTATCCAAAACTACATAAATAGGCTCTTTTCCACCAGATATACCCAATTTTACATCTTTTTCTGACATCATTATTTTCCTATACTTACCTATTATTTCTCCATCAGGAGATATGACTAGCGTTGTTAGAAATATTTTTGGCCCTGCTTGCTCTAATAAAGGACCTGCTATTAAGTGAATCTCTCCTTCCATAGCTAGCTTTACTAAGATATCAGTAGAGTTACCTGGAATTTTCTCGGCTAAATTCTTTACAACGCTTCTCATTTTCTTTTCATTATTATACAACTCGAATGTGTTACCGACAGGAAATAATGAAGGAAGTATAATTAATTTTGCTCCCCTTTCTTTTGCAGTTTTTATTAGTTTCTTTGCTTTTTCAATATTATGCTTTCTAGACATTTCTTTCAGTTTTAAATACGTTAACGAGATTAGCATCAACTTTCACCCAATACTTTGTATTTCATCATATAATTGTTTTAATACTTGCCTATAATCTTCCTTACCGTCTTCTATAAGATCCATTAACTCTAGTAATTGTCTAGTTCTTTCTTCCGAAACGAATTTGGAGTATTTGCTAGTCAAGAAGTTATACACGTTAATCCCTAATTTAGATGGTACAAGTCTTTTAACTTTTTTGGTTTCTAGCATATATCCTCTTTTAAGCAAAGTGGCAATAATTGTAGCATACGTACTGGGTCTACCAATTTTCTTATTTTTCATCTCTGTTATAAGTTCGCCTTGAGTATAAAGTTGATAGTTACTTTTCACAAATGAAGATACTACATTTCCTACAAATTCGCATTGGCTTGCCTTCCTACAGTCTTCCAATTTCTTTATAGTATCAGCATAAGAAGAGTCTCTGCTTGCAAAATATGATCTTGGATAATATAATGAAAACTTTGTTACATCTATTCCTCCAGGCAAAGAAACACTAGTTATCAACTCAATTTCTGGATTTTCTACTTTCAAGTCTTTACCGTTGCTCAAAGCTTTAACACTAAATTTAATTTTATCTACATTTAGTGGGACTATTTGACTTGATATGAACCTAGAAAATATAAGACCATAAATTCTATAGTGGTTCAAAGTAAGTCTCTTAGGAAGTTCTAATTCTCCTTCTTCAATCAAGGCTCTTAACTGATTTTCGTCTAGAGGCCTAGTAGGTCTAATAGCCTCATGCGCTCCTCCCTCTCCCCAAGTTCTGGGCTTAAAGATCTCCTTATACTTATCTTCAAGAACTTCTTTTAAGTAATTTTCTGCTACTGCTATTCCAGCATTCGAAATCCTTGTACTGTCTGTTCTATGATATGTAATTAAACCCATTTCAAAAAGATCTTGAGCAACTCTCATTGCTTCAGGAGCCGAAATTCCGTATAAGTTTGATGCATCTGAAAGCATTTCGTCTGTTGTATAAGGAGGCATAGGACCAAAAGTTTCAGAAGATTTTGATATATTATGAACTATTACTTTTACATCTTTCTTGTCCAAATCCGCTTGCTTTGGAACAAGAACTGAAAGAGAGTTAAGGAATTTTATTACATATACTGTTCTCTTAGTTTCATTATATTCATTATACCTATTTATTACCCAACCTAAGACAGGTGTTTGAACTCTTCCTGCACTTAGGTTTTTATTCTCTCCACATACGTTTTTATTCAAAGTCTCTGTACAATATTGTGGCCAGAAAACGGTTTGCAACTTATTTGATAAACTGAAGCCTATCCATCTGTCTTCTATTCTCCTTACTACTTGAGATTGTAATAACGGTATAGAAAACTGCCTAGAATTATTTATTGCTTCGATTATTGCCCTTCTAGTAACCTCGTGGAATTCAGCTCTTTTTATATTCGAATTATATGGCCTTAAAGTTAAATACAAATCCCAAGAAATTTTTTCTCCTTCAACATCGGGATCTGTCCCGATTAAAATCTCATCAGCCTCTAACGCTAATTGCCTAAGCGATACAATTGAATCTGTTTTATCTCTTATGATAGTAGATCCACAAATTGGGCATCTATTACCTTCAGCGTACTCAGTAAACTGGTGACCGTTATTGCACCTTTTTATCGTATTATAATATGGCATGAATTCTAGGCTAGAATTCTTTCTAACTTCTATTCCATGAATACCTATATTTTTTGTAGTTAAATCGTAAATATGACCGCCACTTGCAGTAACCATTAACACTTTATCTCCTATAACAGTCTCGTATATGATTGCCCCGTTAAATACTCTTATACTTGGTTTAGAGAAAAAGCTAGAAATCGTCCTAGCCTTATTAGGAGACTCTACAACGAATAATACGGTTTTTATATTCTTGACTGAGGCTGAGGCTAAAATTCCTTCTTTCTTTATTTTCCTTATTTCTTCTCTCTCAGAATCTATTCTCTTAAGGATTTCATGTAAGCCTTTATTCCCTATCTTATCATCATTTATATCAAACAAATTCCAGTTTACTTCATCTAAAACAATTGATAACCTTCTGTTTAAGAGTTCAAATAACCTTGGGTTATCTACTAGTAAAACAGATAAGCCTGTAGTTAATTCTCCCCCGAAAATTCTAGAAGTTCTTCCGCTAGCTTGAATGTAAGTTAGATAATCAGGAGTTGAAATGTAACCGTTACTTATCGAAATTTCTCCTATCTCAGCAATCTTTTCCAGGATCTCTTCATTTTTTAAATATTTGTTTGTTAGCTCGTATGCTTCTTGAATATACGTATCCTCTATTTTACCGTTTTTAATAGAATTAGCAAGCATTGCTAAAGCTGCAGGAGATATACGCCTTAACTTATTCCTGACTATCCTTAATACTTTCGTAGCTTCTTCATCTTTAGTTACTAAGGAGACAAGAGTAAGCATCTTTAACATTGCTAAAGGATGCATCGCTTCTCCTATCTTAAATCTAAACCTTGGAATTCCGGCAAATACAGCATATCTAATCCTCCAAGGTATATCTATTCCTCTTACTAAAATACCGTAATGAGTAGCTACACCCACTAGAACATCAATTTCACCTTTTTCAAACTTATCCAACTTTGTAATGGATGTTGAAGAAATTGCCTCAGCCTTTAATCCAGAAATTTCTGATGCTATCTTATTAGCAAAAGCTACACCCTTATCTATAGGTACAAAAATTAGACCTCCACTACCTAGCTTGTTAACAATCTTATTTATAGCATCTATAACTTGCTCATCAGTAGTATTCTGAAGCTGAACATAAGAATCTATCACGTTCCTTAAGTATACTACTGCACTACCGGGCCTAAAGCCCATTAACGATGAAAATACCGGATTTCCTTTAGTTATAGTTGCTGAGGAAAATATAGCTATCTTATCTATAGTTTTTCTTTCTCTAATCTTTCTTATCTCATCGAAAACTTCCTCACTATTTCTAGACTTTCTTAACAATTCTCTCACG
This genomic interval from Acidianus sp. HS-5 contains the following:
- a CDS encoding carbon-nitrogen hydrolase family protein, giving the protein MLISLTYLKLKEMSRKHNIEKAKKLIKTAKERGAKLIILPSLFPVGNTFELYNNEKKMRSVVKNLAEKIPGNSTDILVKLAMEGEIHLIAGPLLEQAGPKIFLTTLVISPDGEIIGKYRKIMMSEKDVKLGISGGKEPIYVVLDKKYGVVSEDDLFSPEISRILALGGSQLIIGTTRPVNKKQDLIKYVAITRSIENGVSYLINGEMIENEDGEIVGYTPTFIATPESLVYKEAEDEDSIVLVESSMIIQNKEGMNARLNGIESIIYGLCKSIKKTKLNEKPIPKPEG
- the rgy gene encoding reverse gyrase, whose translation is MSEELPNLVYMNACPNCGGEITANRLYKGSACEKCVKEDIEFNSIYDLALHLLKNKDLLNLRSPYEILKELKDVERLFKKVLGSPPLGPQRSWIIRALRGESFAIIAPPGLGKTTFGILMSLYFAKKRRKTLMIFPTKTLVNQVVQRIQDMSKNLEEIPKLAYYYSGITQSQKGELNKVLESGDFDIFVSTSRYIINNVEYISTKEYRYLFVDDVDSVLKSSKSANTVLKLVGFTEDDIQNVRELLRKSRNSEEVFDEIRKIRERKTIDKIAIFSSATITKGNPVFSSLMGFRPGSAVVYLRNVIDSYVQLQNTTDEQVIDAINKIVNKLGSGGLIFVPIDKGVAFANKIASEISGLKAEAISSTSITKLDKFEKGEIDVLVGVATHYGILVRGIDIPWRIRYAVFAGIPRFRFKIGEAMHPLAMLKMLTLVSLVTKDEEATKVLRIVRNKLRRISPAALAMLANSIKNGKIEDTYIQEAYELTNKYLKNEEILEKIAEIGEISISNGYISTPDYLTYIQASGRTSRIFGGELTTGLSVLLVDNPRLFELLNRRLSIVLDEVNWNLFDINDDKIGNKGLHEILKRIDSEREEIRKIKKEGILASASVKNIKTVLFVVESPNKARTISSFFSKPSIRVFNGAIIYETVIGDKVLMVTASGGHIYDLTTKNIGIHGIEVRKNSSLEFMPYYNTIKRCNNGHQFTEYAEGNRCPICGSTIIRDKTDSIVSLRQLALEADEILIGTDPDVEGEKISWDLYLTLRPYNSNIKRAEFHEVTRRAIIEAINNSRQFSIPLLQSQVVRRIEDRWIGFSLSNKLQTVFWPQYCTETLNKNVCGENKNLSAGRVQTPVLGWVINRYNEYNETKRTVYVIKFLNSLSVLVPKQADLDKKDVKVIVHNISKSSETFGPMPPYTTDEMLSDASNLYGISAPEAMRVAQDLFEMGLITYHRTDSTRISNAGIAVAENYLKEVLEDKYKEIFKPRTWGEGGAHEAIRPTRPLDENQLRALIEEGELELPKRLTLNHYRIYGLIFSRFISSQIVPLNVDKIKFSVKALSNGKDLKVENPEIELITSVSLPGGIDVTKFSLYYPRSYFASRDSSYADTIKKLEDCRKASQCEFVGNVVSSFVKSNYQLYTQGELITEMKNKKIGRPSTYATIIATLLKRGYMLETKKVKRLVPSKLGINVYNFLTSKYSKFVSEERTRQLLELMDLIEDGKEDYRQVLKQLYDEIQSIG
- a CDS encoding 30S ribosomal protein S25e, translating into MGGVSKKPISNVEKRIKKQQEEQQKTSKKKSSKTGSEVISKNIQISDDMIRKIQEEIKREKMITPYELATKSNITISVAKRVLKDLSSQGMIKESFRNRRTAVYINPQA